The following coding sequences are from one Hydra vulgaris chromosome 04, alternate assembly HydraT2T_AEP window:
- the LOC136079072 gene encoding uncharacterized protein LOC136079072 isoform X1, protein MEKILVNCVLCKKSTDNDKYHFGCYKLWENDLLKICNTSADSISGISYQEKVVIVEKAFQKFTKQSICEILSSALLKSIFVGQLYSYRHIIYSSGMKSKRNLMDQDLMYLLTNQQKDDKLLTLGKFSNNLKDSDFTFKVLVPEAILYLFAELEGISRNKAEVLLSSYSLQRTNELVSKLSDEDDDFFLGNNFFL, encoded by the exons atGGAGAAAATATTGGTAAATTGTGTGTTGTGTAAAAAATCTACTGATAATGATAAATATCATTTTGGATGTTATAAGTTATGGGAAAATGATCTGCTCAAAATTTGCAATACAAGTGCag ACTCAATAAGTGGTATTTCTTATCAAGAAAAAGTTGTTATAGTTGAAAAAG CTTTTCAAAAGTTCACAAAGCAATCAATTTGTGAAATTTTATCATCAGCATTGCTAAAGTCAATTTTTGTGGGTCAA CTATACAGTTATAgacatattatatatagttcTGGTATGAAATCAAAac ggaACCTTATGGACCAAGATTTGATGTACTTATTGACAAATCAACAAAAAGATGACAAATTGTTGACTTTAGGCAAATTCTCGAATAATCTCAAG gatagtgattttacatttaaagtctTGGTCCCTGAAGCAATATTATATCTGTTTGCTGAATTGGAAGGAATCTCAAGAAATAAA GCTGAAGTATTGCTAAGTTCTTACTCTTTACAAAG AACCAATGAGTTAGTGAGTAAATTATCTGATGAAGacgatgatttttttttaggtaataatttttttctatga
- the LOC136079072 gene encoding uncharacterized protein LOC136079072 isoform X2, with protein sequence MEKILVNCVLCKKSTDNDKYHFGCYKLWENDLLKICNTSADSISGISYQEKVVIVEKAFQKFTKQSICEILSSALLKSIFVGQLYSYRHIIYSSGMKSKRNLMDQDLMYLLTNQQKDDKLLTLGKFSNNLKDSDFTFKVLVPEAILYLFAELEGISRNKAEVLLSSYSLQRTNELVSKLSDEDDDFFLDKMR encoded by the exons atGGAGAAAATATTGGTAAATTGTGTGTTGTGTAAAAAATCTACTGATAATGATAAATATCATTTTGGATGTTATAAGTTATGGGAAAATGATCTGCTCAAAATTTGCAATACAAGTGCag ACTCAATAAGTGGTATTTCTTATCAAGAAAAAGTTGTTATAGTTGAAAAAG CTTTTCAAAAGTTCACAAAGCAATCAATTTGTGAAATTTTATCATCAGCATTGCTAAAGTCAATTTTTGTGGGTCAA CTATACAGTTATAgacatattatatatagttcTGGTATGAAATCAAAac ggaACCTTATGGACCAAGATTTGATGTACTTATTGACAAATCAACAAAAAGATGACAAATTGTTGACTTTAGGCAAATTCTCGAATAATCTCAAG gatagtgattttacatttaaagtctTGGTCCCTGAAGCAATATTATATCTGTTTGCTGAATTGGAAGGAATCTCAAGAAATAAA GCTGAAGTATTGCTAAGTTCTTACTCTTTACAAAG AACCAATGAGTTAGTGAGTAAATTATCTGATGAAGacgatgatttttttttag ataaaatgcGATAA